In one Anticarsia gemmatalis isolate Benzon Research Colony breed Stoneville strain chromosome 9, ilAntGemm2 primary, whole genome shotgun sequence genomic region, the following are encoded:
- the LOC142975763 gene encoding uncharacterized protein LOC142975763, which yields MVCDGPDPPDSNPQELVPPPRSELIMNGNGDDSDEDHEYFGYEPLAQGPEVAAHSDHDSDDDMENGETPPPGDVPSIESMENALTREVWNAPRHADPIQMDSERAQQVMSAMANFALPQASIPEWAQSINEEQWKQTLKDRIEKLKNNR from the exons ATGGTATGCGACGGCCCAGATCCTCCGGATAGCAATCCGCAGGAGCTCGTTCCACCCCCTAGAAGTGAGTTAATTATGAATGGAAATGGTGACGACAGTGATGAGGACCATGAATATTTCGGATACGAGCCCTTAGCACAAGGGCCTGAGGTGGCAGCTCATTCCGACCATGATAGCGACGACGACATGGAG AATGGTGAAACACCACCTCCAGGGGATGTGCCAAGTATTGAATCAATGGAAAACGCTTTAACTAGAGAAGTATGGAATGCTCCAAGACATGCAGATCCCATACAAATGGACAGTGAGCGTGCACAACAG GTTATGAGTGCAATGGCAAATTTTGCACTCCCACAAGCATCAATACCAGAGTGGGCTCAAAGTATCAATGAAGAACAATGGAAACAGACCCTGAAGGATAGAATAGAAAAGTTGAAAAACAACAGATAA